One window of the bacterium genome contains the following:
- a CDS encoding DUF882 domain-containing protein: MKKMTIENSDLVDILLMTNENWKEIKYFKKTEKWGNPLKVHKLLIYGLDALRNYIGFPIGINCAYEKGGHTDDSYHYSGMAVDIYCKKLNVVDFYLAASRFDVFNGIGVYPHWNNPGLHLDIRPLAKKFDYDSRWMCIHVIEKKNDKTIIKKEYISLSFDNIKKYCL, from the coding sequence ATGAAGAAGATGACGATTGAGAATTCAGATTTAGTAGATATTTTACTAATGACAAATGAAAATTGGAAGGAAATAAAATATTTTAAGAAAACTGAAAAATGGGGAAATCCTTTAAAAGTGCATAAACTTTTAATTTATGGGTTGGATGCCCTTAGAAATTACATTGGGTTTCCAATAGGAATTAATTGTGCGTATGAAAAAGGAGGGCATACTGATGATTCATACCATTATAGTGGCATGGCTGTAGATATTTATTGTAAAAAATTAAATGTTGTGGATTTTTATTTAGCCGCAAGTAGATTTGATGTATTCAATGGTATTGGTGTTTATCCACATTGGAATAATCCGGGACTGCACCTGGATATACGTCCTTTAGCTAAAAAATTCGATTACGATTCTAGATGGATGTGTATACATGTTATTGAGAAAAAAAATGATAAGACAATAATTAAAAAAGAATATATTTCGTTAAGTTTTGACAATATTAAAAAATATTGTCTTTGA
- a CDS encoding transglycosylase SLT domain-containing protein, protein MDKFKIEYINIRAINKSINKYSKLYNIPKSLVYAVIERESSFNHKLISKSECVGLMQINYKVWKKELNIPSVEYLHNIENNIKCGCYILNKYFKMTGDYGLALQRYFGLSKKAHKYSISVLKIQERYLGDKNESN, encoded by the coding sequence ATGGATAAATTTAAAATTGAATACATAAATATACGAGCAATAAATAAATCAATCAATAAATATTCAAAATTATATAATATTCCAAAATCTTTGGTATATGCTGTGATTGAAAGAGAAAGTAGTTTCAATCATAAACTGATATCGAAATCAGAATGTGTTGGGTTGATGCAGATTAATTATAAAGTATGGAAAAAAGAATTAAATATTCCATCTGTTGAATACTTGCATAATATTGAAAATAATATCAAATGTGGATGCTATATATTAAATAAATATTTTAAAATGACGGGAGATTATGGATTGGCATTGCAGAGATATTTTGGGTTAAGTAAAAAAGCCCACAAATATTCAATATCAGTTTTAAAAATTCAAGAAAGATATTTAGGAGATAAAAATGAGAGTAATTAA
- a CDS encoding HD domain-containing protein, translated as MSEPSYKDFYDNSNPLLEKFKDIAPSSFKHCNNVANFCDSIAGELPDDIVNKDRLRCSAIFHDVGKIFNPKYFCENLVGEEENPHDKMDPYLSYQIISRHVSDGAALLLEWNFPLDVIKNVLHHHGSCVIHYFYCKSKSTDEDVYRYKFSSPPTVESAILMICDVVESTARSLYIRNELNDEETKVKLVSDTIEKLTDDGQIDKLELGIVRVVRRILPKELSSIYHKRVEYPEEKKSKKNN; from the coding sequence ATGTCTGAACCGAGCTATAAAGATTTTTATGATAATTCAAACCCATTATTAGAAAAATTCAAGGATATAGCACCATCATCTTTTAAACACTGTAACAACGTTGCAAATTTTTGTGATTCAATAGCAGGAGAACTTCCGGATGATATCGTGAATAAAGATAGACTAAGATGTTCTGCTATATTTCATGATGTTGGGAAAATATTTAATCCAAAATACTTTTGTGAAAATTTAGTTGGAGAAGAAGAAAATCCACATGACAAAATGGATCCATATTTATCATATCAAATTATATCTAGGCATGTTTCTGATGGGGCTGCATTATTATTGGAATGGAATTTTCCATTGGATGTTATAAAAAATGTATTGCATCATCACGGAAGCTGTGTCATTCATTATTTCTATTGTAAATCTAAATCAACGGATGAGGATGTATATCGTTATAAATTTTCATCACCACCAACAGTTGAAAGCGCGATATTGATGATTTGTGATGTGGTAGAATCAACAGCTAGATCATTGTATATTAGAAACGAATTAAATGATGAAGAGACAAAAGTAAAATTAGTCTCGGATACAATAGAAAAATTAACAGATGATGGTCAGATAGATAAATTAGAATTGGGAATTGTGAGAGTTGTTAGGAGAATTTTACCAAAAGAATTATCATCAATATACCACAAGAGAGTGGAATACCCAGAGGAAAAGAAAAGTAAAAAAAATAATTAA
- a CDS encoding ATP-binding protein, with product MLNMINIFKDVLKIFKFWIVNAFDESAGEDFNNVVQETLLSPLVPCGFFLDKTRINNTIEFLKNRKLYVKSIWLNFNFGAFSRYMTECEFLEILNKNLSGNKNIKNLKIVCNVDPLATDLCDKFENKCLCTFTLKNKFVKLFYDDNYILTSIFYNSLIPLKTRKYQIFFNKIVEKIYMDMKTKIYNKLKLDDLKSKKFEPILKKIENFSDIYKDRPYLRWVILVHGEPGTGKSWIFENISLFLSNRFIAKDNSINTEMKPLMLKNYNNGEDNRQQNKNTRSNKKISEFNDIDSVQGPLKSNYLKKYLKIQIVDEFDKYVGNYIEDDTINQEKSYTVSEFKRILDNENGLIILITNHKDKIDPSVIRDGRVNEVIEINGQFYSPEEKEKIFGYYKKEYELPDDFKLSKSQLKNINIASIESTCKNKMLEIGYREFDKKIYDK from the coding sequence ATGCTAAATATGATTAATATTTTTAAAGATGTATTAAAAATATTCAAGTTCTGGATAGTAAATGCATTTGATGAATCCGCTGGTGAGGATTTTAATAATGTAGTTCAGGAAACTTTGTTATCACCATTAGTCCCATGTGGATTTTTCTTGGATAAAACTAGAATTAATAATACTATAGAATTTTTAAAAAATAGAAAGTTGTATGTTAAATCTATATGGTTAAATTTTAATTTTGGTGCATTTAGCAGGTATATGACCGAATGTGAATTTTTAGAAATATTAAACAAAAATTTAAGTGGAAATAAAAATATAAAAAATCTAAAAATTGTATGTAATGTTGACCCGCTTGCAACTGATTTGTGTGATAAATTTGAAAATAAATGTCTTTGTACTTTCACGTTAAAAAATAAGTTTGTTAAATTATTTTATGATGATAATTATATATTGACATCTATATTTTATAATTCATTAATTCCATTAAAAACTCGTAAATACCAAATATTTTTTAATAAAATAGTTGAGAAAATTTATATGGATATGAAAACAAAAATTTACAATAAATTAAAACTAGATGATTTGAAATCTAAAAAGTTTGAACCGATCTTGAAAAAAATAGAAAACTTTTCAGATATCTATAAAGATCGCCCATACTTGAGATGGGTTATTTTAGTTCATGGTGAACCAGGAACTGGCAAGTCGTGGATATTTGAAAACATATCATTATTTCTATCAAACAGATTTATTGCAAAAGATAATTCTATAAATACTGAAATGAAACCATTGATGTTAAAAAATTATAATAACGGAGAAGACAACAGACAACAAAATAAAAATACGCGTTCCAATAAAAAAATATCAGAGTTTAATGATATTGACTCAGTTCAAGGACCACTAAAATCTAATTATTTAAAGAAATATTTAAAAATTCAAATAGTAGATGAATTTGATAAATATGTTGGAAACTATATTGAAGATGACACAATAAACCAGGAAAAATCTTATACTGTAAGTGAATTTAAAAGAATATTGGATAATGAAAATGGTTTGATAATTTTAATAACAAATCACAAAGATAAAATTGATCCCTCTGTTATCAGAGATGGAAGGGTGAACGAGGTTATTGAAATAAATGGGCAGTTTTATTCTCCAGAAGAAAAAGAAAAAATATTTGGATATTATAAAAAAGAATATGAATTGCCAGATGATTTTAAATTAAGTAAGTCACAATTAAAAAATATTAATATAGCTTCAATTGAATCTACATGTAAAAATAAGATGTTAGAAATTGGATATAGGGAGTTTGATAAAAAAATTTATGATAAATAA
- a CDS encoding NADAR family protein: MINKFRDQYAFLSNFFPCRIIHDGIFYPSVEHAYQAQKTMDKKEQYHIATLKTPMEAKTYGKHLIMRDDWEIVKLDIMERLLIVKFKAPCLRKMLLNTKDKELIEGNYWKDTYWGVDLKTNKGENNLGKLLMKIREFYGRMT, encoded by the coding sequence ATGATAAATAAATTTAGAGATCAATATGCTTTTCTTTCCAATTTCTTTCCATGTAGAATAATACACGATGGAATATTTTATCCTTCAGTGGAACATGCATATCAAGCTCAAAAAACAATGGATAAAAAAGAGCAATATCATATCGCAACATTAAAAACACCCATGGAAGCAAAAACATATGGAAAACATTTGATAATGCGAGATGATTGGGAAATTGTAAAACTAGACATTATGGAAAGATTATTAATTGTAAAATTCAAAGCACCATGCCTAAGAAAAATGTTACTAAATACTAAAGACAAAGAATTAATAGAAGGAAATTATTGGAAAGATACATATTGGGGTGTAGATTTAAAAACTAATAAAGGTGAAAATAATTTAGGGAAATTATTAATGAAAATTAGAGAATTTTATGGGAGAATGACATGA
- the speD gene encoding adenosylmethionine decarboxylase, producing MESLGRHIVVDVINCDKDILNDANFLKETIELSAIKANATVLNIESRTFQPQGVTVYCLLEESHISIHTWPEHGVALIDAFTCGSKCKPEDAIEYIMDKIKGISENYIYLKRGIGHNELGEEKI from the coding sequence ATGGAAAGTCTTGGAAGACACATAGTTGTCGATGTAATTAATTGTGATAAAGATATTTTGAATGATGCTAATTTTCTAAAAGAAACCATAGAACTGTCTGCAATAAAAGCAAATGCAACAGTTCTAAATATTGAATCTAGAACTTTTCAACCACAAGGTGTTACTGTTTATTGTTTGCTTGAAGAATCTCACATATCCATTCATACGTGGCCAGAACACGGTGTTGCTCTTATAGATGCTTTTACATGTGGAAGTAAATGTAAACCAGAAGACGCCATAGAATATATTATGGATAAAATAAAAGGAATATCTGAGAATTATATTTATTTGAAAAGAGGAATTGGGCATAATGAATTGGGAGAGGAAAAAATATGA